The following proteins are co-located in the Silene latifolia isolate original U9 population chromosome 1, ASM4854445v1, whole genome shotgun sequence genome:
- the LOC141647560 gene encoding uncharacterized protein LOC141647560: MPTSESVDQSSYRNPYDEPLFLSQYDNLNMSLVNSPFNGKYFINWTRGVVLALGSKNKEGFINGAIVVPEITSDKYKACEIQERYGQSNAPLLFQLKKELRNLGQDSNSVVEYYNKLKRRWDEIEEVEGIPECTCGKCTCNVLKKIVDASSREKVLMFFMGLNDTFDTLKTYIVSMDPLPTVNKVYSFVQQVESQKSISILNQPTTDVNALAANRAGSNQGNWNVWRSDGKKPKYKERWCSNCQKKGHTLDTC; the protein is encoded by the exons ATGCCTACTTCTGAATCTGTCGATCAATCATCTTATCGCAATCCTTACGATGAGCCGCTTTTTCTCTCTCAATATGATAATCTGAACATGTCGCTTGTTAATTCTCCTTTTAATGGAAAATATTTCATCAATTGGACTCGTGGAGTAGTTCTTGCGCTCGGATCCAAGAACAAAGAAGGTTTCATCAATGGCGCCATTGTTGTGCCTGAAATTACGTCAGATAAGTACAAGGCTTG TGAGATTCAGGAACGGTATGGCCAATCTAATGCGCCTTTGTTGTTCCAATTGAAGAAAGAGTTGCGGAATTTAGGTCAAGACTCTAATTCTGTTGTCGAGTACTATAACAAGCTCAAACGTCGTTGGGATGAGATCGAGGAAGTAGAAGGAATACCTGAATGCACTTGTGGTAAGTGTACCTGCAACGTCTTGAAGAAGATAGTTGATGCTTCATCTCGTGAGAAGGTTCTGATGTTTTTTATGGGACTGAATGATACATTTGACACACTAAAGACTTATATAGTGTCAATGGATCCTCTACCCACAGTAAATAAGGTTTACTCCTTTGTTCAACAAGTAGAGAGTCAGAAATCAATCTCTATCTTGAATCAACCTACTACAGATGTTAATGCGCTGGCTGCTAatagagctggatcaaatcaaggTAATTGGAATGTGTGGAGAAGTGATGGAAAGAAACCTAAATATAAGGAACGTTGGTGTAGTAACTGTCAGAAGAAAGGTCATACTCTTGATACCTGTTGA